A region from the uncultured Holophaga sp. genome encodes:
- a CDS encoding DinB family protein — protein MSSFQRIRLLEAYKEGYTELREALSAFPAELLDFRPAPGAWTLKEILIHLADSEVVSYVRCRAIIAEPGSVLMTHDESEWASNLGYEQQDHSLCLSIISTMRKANYGLLVLLDPSVWSENSCVHSTRGPVSLDSWLEANTLHLRQHIEQMQRNHRAWLQSAQA, from the coding sequence ATGAGCAGTTTCCAGCGCATCAGGCTCCTCGAAGCCTACAAGGAGGGTTACACCGAACTCCGGGAGGCCCTCTCCGCCTTCCCCGCCGAGCTCCTGGACTTCCGGCCCGCACCCGGAGCATGGACCCTCAAGGAAATCCTGATCCACCTGGCGGACTCCGAGGTGGTCTCCTACGTCCGTTGCCGGGCCATCATCGCCGAGCCGGGCAGCGTACTCATGACCCACGATGAGTCCGAGTGGGCCAGCAACCTGGGCTATGAGCAGCAGGACCACAGCCTCTGCCTCTCCATCATCTCGACCATGCGCAAGGCCAATTACGGACTGCTGGTGCTGCTGGACCCCTCCGTCTGGTCGGAGAACAGCTGCGTCCACTCCACCCGGGGGCCCGTGAGTCTCGACAGCTGGCTGGAGGCCAATACCCTCCACCTCCGCCAGCACATTGAGCAGATGCAGCGCAACCACCGGGCCTGGCTGCAGTCAGCCCAGGCCTGA
- a CDS encoding GTP-binding protein, producing the protein MRLITLAGPPSAGKTSVLLQTIRELRKQGSRFGVVKFDCLSTQDQLLYAEAGIPVKVGLSGGLCPDHFFVSNIQAAHRWGLEQGFDYLVTESAGLCNRCSPHIKGVLAVCVIDNLSGVHTPRKIGPMLKSADVVVITKGDIVSQAEREVFAFRVRQVNPRAALVNLNGITGQGSFFLARLFAGSEPVGTLDGASLRFTMPGALCSYCLGETKIAEDRQIGITKLMDFSEEGHD; encoded by the coding sequence ATGAGATTGATCACCCTCGCCGGACCGCCCTCCGCTGGTAAGACGAGCGTACTCCTCCAGACCATCCGGGAACTCCGGAAGCAGGGGAGCCGATTCGGCGTGGTCAAGTTCGACTGCCTCTCCACCCAAGACCAGCTCCTCTATGCCGAGGCGGGGATCCCGGTGAAGGTGGGCCTCTCGGGGGGGCTCTGCCCGGACCACTTCTTCGTGAGCAACATCCAGGCCGCTCACCGCTGGGGCCTGGAGCAGGGCTTCGACTATCTGGTGACCGAAAGCGCCGGGCTCTGCAACCGCTGCTCCCCCCACATCAAGGGGGTGCTGGCGGTCTGCGTCATCGACAACCTGAGCGGGGTCCACACCCCCCGCAAGATCGGCCCCATGCTCAAGTCGGCGGATGTGGTGGTGATCACCAAGGGGGACATCGTCTCCCAGGCCGAGCGCGAGGTCTTCGCCTTCCGGGTGCGCCAGGTGAACCCCCGGGCCGCCCTGGTCAATCTCAATGGCATCACGGGCCAGGGCAGCTTCTTCCTGGCCCGGCTCTTCGCAGGCAGCGAGCCTGTGGGGACCCTGGACGGGGCCTCCCTGCGCTTCACCATGCCAGGGGCCCTCTGTTCCTACTGCCTGGGGGAGACGAAGATCGCCGAAGACCGGCAGATCGGCATCACCAAGCTCATGGACTTCTCGGAGGAAGGCCATGACTGA
- the tsaA gene encoding tRNA (N6-threonylcarbamoyladenosine(37)-N6)-methyltransferase TrmO, with protein MQLSVLEALTLHPIGTVRSPHVDPDATPIQPRFAQGCPGTLELLPHLEDGLKDIEGFSHLILIYHLHRATEGALIVEPFMDPTPRGIFATRFPTRPNPIGLSVVRLAGRRGNLLDILDVDLLDGTPVLDIKPFYPRFDVPEGARGGWNDKVSEEDIHARGRVYDDPSKA; from the coding sequence ATGCAGCTCTCTGTCCTCGAAGCCCTGACCCTCCATCCCATCGGCACCGTGCGGAGCCCCCATGTGGACCCCGACGCCACCCCGATCCAGCCCCGCTTCGCCCAGGGCTGCCCCGGCACCCTGGAGCTCCTGCCCCACCTGGAGGACGGCCTCAAGGACATCGAAGGATTCTCCCACCTCATTCTCATCTATCACCTGCACCGGGCCACTGAGGGCGCCCTCATCGTAGAGCCCTTCATGGACCCCACCCCCCGCGGCATCTTCGCCACCCGCTTCCCCACCCGCCCCAACCCCATCGGCCTGAGTGTGGTGCGTCTGGCGGGGCGGCGCGGCAACCTCCTCGACATCCTGGATGTGGACCTCCTGGACGGCACCCCAGTGCTGGACATCAAGCCCTTCTACCCCCGCTTCGATGTGCCGGAGGGTGCCAGGGGAGGCTGGAACGACAAGGTCTCCGAGGAGGACATCCACGCCCGGGGTCGCGTCTACGACGATCCCTCCAAGGCTTGA
- a CDS encoding M48 family metalloprotease, with the protein MNQFKTILLMGAVSALLILLGSLMGQGWVLVAVVIAVLMNLGSYFWSDKLVLALHRAREVSEQEAPELHAEVAQLAARAGIPKPRVCVIPDGSPNAFATGRNPEHGVVAFTEGLLDLMPRRELRGVIAHELGHIAHRDILIATLAAALASAISLLAHILQFTAFFGGGRREDEEGGMNPLVALGIAIIAPLAATLIQFAISRSREYLADAESAHLTGDPEGLALALERLAHSHDRIPAGVTARPATASLMIANPLSARGMMGWFSTHPPIEERAARLRAMAR; encoded by the coding sequence ATGAACCAGTTCAAGACCATCCTGCTCATGGGCGCGGTCAGCGCCCTGCTCATCCTCCTCGGCTCCCTGATGGGCCAGGGCTGGGTGCTGGTCGCAGTGGTCATCGCCGTGCTCATGAACCTGGGCTCCTACTTCTGGAGCGACAAGCTGGTCCTGGCCCTGCACCGGGCCCGGGAGGTCTCCGAGCAGGAGGCCCCCGAGCTCCATGCGGAGGTGGCCCAGCTCGCCGCCCGGGCGGGTATCCCCAAGCCCCGGGTCTGCGTCATCCCCGATGGCTCCCCCAACGCCTTCGCCACCGGACGCAACCCGGAGCACGGGGTGGTGGCCTTCACCGAAGGGCTCCTGGATCTCATGCCCCGCCGGGAGCTCCGCGGCGTCATCGCCCATGAGCTCGGCCACATCGCCCACCGGGACATCCTGATCGCCACGCTGGCCGCCGCCCTGGCCAGCGCCATCAGTCTCCTGGCCCACATCCTCCAGTTCACGGCCTTTTTCGGCGGCGGACGCCGGGAGGACGAGGAAGGCGGCATGAACCCCCTGGTGGCGCTGGGCATCGCCATCATCGCCCCCCTCGCCGCCACCCTCATCCAGTTCGCCATCAGCCGCTCCCGGGAGTACCTGGCCGATGCCGAGTCCGCCCACCTCACCGGTGACCCCGAAGGGCTGGCCCTCGCCCTGGAGCGCCTGGCCCACAGCCACGACCGGATCCCCGCCGGCGTGACCGCCCGTCCGGCCACCGCCAGCCTCATGATCGCCAACCCGCTGAGCGCCCGCGGCATGATGGGCTGGTTCAGCACCCACCCGCCCATCGAGGAGCGCGCCGCCCGCCTGAGGGCCATGGCACGCTAG
- the modD gene encoding ModD protein, with the protein MSFFIPDSDIDRIIEEDVHPLDLTSHLLGMDRFQAEITYAPRTPVILACTEEVERICTRLGLAVELCLPTGTPCEAGQVCLRAHGRADRVHLAWRTGMRVLESFCAVATRTADFVRKARGLRPDISVVTTRKNMPGTRHLAIKAVMAGGAYPHRLGLSETVLIFDAHIELFGGLERFLGELPAIRQNALEKKIGAEAKTEEEALAFARAGLDFIQLDKLPPEAVTPVVSKVKAIHPGITVVAAGNINPTNVEAYAASGADVLVTSSLYFGPPADIKATIRPLDDKR; encoded by the coding sequence ATGAGCTTCTTCATCCCCGACAGCGATATCGACCGGATCATTGAGGAGGATGTCCACCCCCTGGACCTCACCTCCCACCTCCTGGGGATGGACCGTTTCCAGGCAGAGATCACCTATGCCCCCCGCACCCCGGTGATCCTGGCCTGCACCGAGGAGGTGGAGCGGATCTGTACCCGGCTGGGGCTGGCCGTGGAGCTCTGCCTGCCCACGGGCACCCCCTGCGAGGCGGGTCAGGTCTGCCTGAGGGCCCATGGCCGGGCCGACCGGGTCCACCTGGCCTGGCGCACGGGCATGCGAGTCCTGGAGAGCTTCTGCGCCGTGGCCACCCGGACGGCGGACTTCGTCCGGAAGGCCAGGGGCCTGCGCCCCGATATCAGCGTCGTCACCACCCGCAAGAACATGCCCGGCACCCGCCACCTCGCCATCAAGGCTGTCATGGCCGGAGGCGCTTACCCCCACCGCCTTGGACTTTCGGAGACGGTCCTGATCTTCGACGCCCACATCGAACTCTTCGGTGGCCTGGAGCGATTCTTGGGGGAACTGCCGGCGATCCGCCAGAACGCCCTGGAGAAGAAGATCGGGGCCGAGGCCAAGACGGAAGAGGAGGCGCTGGCCTTCGCCCGGGCGGGGCTGGACTTCATCCAGCTCGACAAACTGCCCCCAGAGGCTGTCACCCCCGTCGTCAGCAAGGTCAAGGCCATCCACCCCGGCATCACTGTGGTGGCAGCAGGGAATATCAACCCCACCAATGTGGAGGCCTATGCCGCCAGCGGGGCAGACGTCCTGGTGACTTCCAGCCTCTACTTCGGCCCCCCAGCCGATATCAAGGCCACCATCCGCCCTCTGGATGACAAGCGGTGA
- a CDS encoding radical SAM protein, with protein sequence MECPICENRCQIPEGGLGTCGMYLNRGGSLVERFPDQYLVKVPAEIEAMPMLHFHPGGKFLQVCTIGCNFRCSGCVSWLLTESPGSLESALRSSTAEEVVARAIGEDCLGVMFCFNEPAVSFPSFKRLASEARRRGLLVGCATNGYFREEAFRELLAHIDFVNLGIKGCTDETYRQFGVISAGPVFRNLELAAGSGVATEVAAVYIKGREAEVLETARRIAAISPTLPLQLMRFIPLASAEASEEPSIREAEQLCHTLRQLLPFTYLFNSPGTSFLDTVCTSCGGTVIRRGFNGPMGAHTASCSPDGRCACGAPLPIVGRHHPESQVQVLGFAGGYKTIVSLESIQATLAFLGERRPEIISRVLHQLLQGGFMEELYARTKTLDAWFDTLAHYGWLAGRTQEAGELKAWIQERVALITRRIAGAAGARPRVYFSLGHPLIAVFGDKFECNLVELAGGHCVNREIRREDVPGMALSPDLMRELDPEVILTMGGMGYPVEDMLDVCLEQHLRVRAVRAGRVHSLKPFPIAGRPDWILGFMRMAELLHPGLFDFDMEAVAEDFYQRFLGVPFRQVRASRSPGHPSLSPIPAHCH encoded by the coding sequence ATGGAATGTCCGATCTGCGAAAACCGCTGCCAGATCCCCGAGGGGGGCCTGGGCACCTGCGGCATGTATCTCAACCGCGGGGGATCCCTGGTGGAGCGCTTCCCCGACCAGTATCTGGTGAAGGTGCCCGCCGAGATCGAAGCCATGCCCATGCTGCACTTCCATCCCGGGGGCAAGTTCCTCCAGGTCTGCACCATCGGCTGCAACTTCCGCTGCAGCGGCTGCGTCTCCTGGCTCCTCACCGAGAGTCCGGGCTCCCTGGAGAGCGCCCTTCGCAGCTCCACGGCAGAGGAGGTGGTGGCCCGGGCCATCGGGGAGGACTGCCTGGGAGTCATGTTCTGCTTCAATGAGCCGGCGGTGTCCTTTCCCTCCTTCAAGCGCCTGGCCAGCGAAGCCCGGCGCCGGGGACTCCTGGTGGGCTGCGCCACCAACGGCTATTTCCGCGAGGAGGCCTTCCGGGAGCTGCTCGCCCACATCGACTTCGTGAACCTCGGCATCAAGGGCTGCACCGATGAGACCTACCGGCAATTCGGCGTCATCTCCGCCGGGCCGGTCTTCCGCAACCTGGAACTGGCGGCGGGCTCGGGGGTGGCCACGGAGGTGGCGGCGGTCTACATCAAGGGGCGGGAGGCCGAGGTCCTGGAGACCGCCCGGCGCATCGCCGCCATCTCCCCTACCCTGCCCCTGCAGCTCATGCGCTTCATCCCCCTGGCCAGTGCCGAGGCCTCAGAAGAACCCTCCATCCGGGAGGCGGAACAGCTCTGCCACACCCTGCGCCAGCTCCTGCCCTTCACCTACCTCTTCAACTCCCCCGGCACCTCCTTTCTCGACACGGTCTGCACCTCCTGTGGCGGGACCGTGATCCGGCGGGGCTTCAACGGTCCCATGGGTGCCCACACCGCTTCCTGCAGCCCGGACGGGCGCTGCGCCTGCGGAGCCCCCCTGCCCATCGTGGGCCGCCACCACCCCGAGAGCCAGGTCCAGGTCCTGGGCTTCGCCGGGGGCTACAAGACCATCGTGAGCCTGGAGTCCATCCAGGCCACCCTCGCCTTTCTCGGAGAGCGGCGCCCGGAGATCATCTCGCGGGTCCTCCACCAGCTCCTGCAGGGGGGCTTCATGGAGGAGCTCTACGCCCGCACCAAGACCCTGGACGCCTGGTTCGACACCCTGGCCCACTACGGCTGGCTCGCGGGCAGGACCCAGGAGGCCGGGGAACTCAAGGCCTGGATCCAGGAGCGGGTGGCGCTGATCACCCGGCGCATCGCCGGGGCCGCGGGCGCAAGGCCCCGGGTCTACTTCAGCCTGGGGCACCCCCTCATCGCGGTCTTCGGCGACAAGTTCGAGTGCAACCTCGTGGAGCTGGCCGGCGGCCACTGCGTCAACCGAGAGATACGGCGGGAGGATGTGCCCGGCATGGCCCTCTCCCCCGACCTGATGCGGGAGCTGGACCCTGAGGTGATCCTCACCATGGGCGGCATGGGTTATCCCGTGGAGGACATGCTGGATGTCTGCCTGGAGCAGCACCTCCGTGTCCGGGCGGTGCGGGCTGGCCGGGTCCACAGCCTGAAGCCCTTCCCCATCGCGGGCCGCCCGGACTGGATCCTCGGTTTCATGCGGATGGCGGAGCTCCTGCACCCCGGACTCTTCGACTTCGACATGGAGGCGGTGGCCGAGGACTTCTACCAGCGCTTCCTCGGGGTCCCCTTCCGCCAGGTACGGGCCAGCCGCTCGCCGGGACACCCCTCCCTCAGCCCGATTCCGGCACACTGTCATTGA
- a CDS encoding ATP-binding cassette domain-containing protein: protein MTERCLTLPLGRLLAEWPWVDDFLGSHGIDGQRHAELSFPQAAGLLGEEALADLGTTRTQLEQDFTLFVHHMLAFQEGHDTGKRIGTLSVRPGFDKSGDPERHTLELRPGEVTALVGPTGAGKSRLLEDIECLAQGDTPTGRVILVNGQAPSEELRFSTEERLVAQLSQNMNFVMDLSVEDFLTLHAESRMVEQIAHLVERIFATANELAGERFTRSTPITQLSGGQSRALMVADTALLSGAPVVLIDEIENAGVDKVKALELLTGSRKIVLMSTHDPVLALSAQQRVVIRNGGIHDILRTSLAEQARLGALREMDATLMDLRQRLRSGGTLEA from the coding sequence ATGACTGAGCGCTGCCTCACTCTACCCCTGGGACGCCTCCTGGCGGAGTGGCCCTGGGTGGATGACTTCCTGGGTTCCCACGGCATCGACGGGCAGCGCCACGCAGAGCTCAGCTTTCCCCAGGCCGCCGGGCTCCTGGGGGAGGAAGCCCTGGCGGACCTGGGCACCACCCGGACCCAGCTGGAGCAGGACTTCACCCTCTTCGTCCACCACATGCTGGCCTTCCAGGAAGGTCACGACACCGGCAAGCGGATCGGCACCTTGAGCGTCAGGCCCGGCTTCGACAAGAGCGGGGACCCGGAACGCCACACCCTGGAACTCCGCCCCGGCGAGGTGACGGCCCTGGTGGGTCCCACGGGAGCAGGCAAGAGCCGCCTCCTGGAGGACATCGAGTGCCTAGCCCAGGGGGACACCCCCACGGGGCGGGTGATCCTGGTCAACGGGCAGGCCCCCTCGGAGGAGCTGCGCTTCTCGACCGAGGAGCGGCTGGTGGCCCAGCTCTCCCAGAACATGAACTTCGTCATGGACCTCTCGGTGGAGGACTTCCTGACTCTGCACGCCGAGAGCCGGATGGTGGAGCAGATCGCCCATCTGGTGGAACGGATCTTCGCGACCGCCAACGAGCTGGCCGGGGAGCGCTTCACCCGCAGCACCCCCATCACCCAGCTGAGCGGGGGACAGAGCCGGGCCCTCATGGTGGCCGATACCGCCCTCCTCAGCGGCGCCCCCGTGGTCCTCATCGATGAGATCGAGAACGCCGGGGTGGACAAGGTCAAGGCCCTGGAACTCCTGACCGGCAGCCGGAAGATCGTCCTCATGTCCACCCACGATCCAGTGCTCGCCCTGAGTGCGCAACAGCGGGTGGTCATCCGGAACGGGGGCATCCATGACATCCTGAGGACCTCCCTGGCCGAGCAGGCCCGCCTGGGCGCCCTCAGGGAGATGGATGCCACCCTGATGGACCTCCGCCAGCGCCTGCGCAGCGGCGGCACCCTCGAAGCCTGA
- a CDS encoding LysR family transcriptional regulator has protein sequence MEWLNYHHLFYFWTIAREGSVTGAARLLRLSQSALSTQIRQLEENLGEKLFERRGRGLVLTEAGRVALRYAEDIFKLGQEFQNELKGRPSGRPLQLRVGISDVLPKLMVHQLLRPVLEGAEPIRLLCRESGMPTLFKALFEHEVDLVLSDSPYVPLGGPRAFNRLLTECGLALFAAPALMERHPGPFPRCLDGAPVLLQAEGTALRTGLDRWFQEQGLVPVLAGEFEDSALLKAFGAAGEGFFAVPEAISDAVVRRYQVERVGQVEAVRFQVHGITAERRVSHPGLAAILGL, from the coding sequence ATGGAATGGCTGAACTATCACCACCTCTTCTACTTCTGGACCATCGCCCGGGAGGGCTCGGTGACGGGAGCCGCCCGCCTGTTGAGGCTCTCCCAGAGCGCCCTCAGCACCCAGATCCGGCAGTTGGAGGAGAACCTGGGGGAGAAGCTCTTCGAGCGGCGGGGTCGGGGGCTGGTGCTGACGGAGGCTGGGCGGGTGGCCCTGCGTTATGCCGAAGACATCTTCAAGCTGGGGCAGGAGTTCCAGAACGAGCTGAAGGGACGCCCCAGCGGGCGGCCCCTCCAGCTGAGGGTGGGCATCTCGGATGTGCTGCCCAAGCTCATGGTCCATCAGCTGCTGCGACCGGTCCTGGAGGGAGCTGAGCCCATCCGTCTGCTCTGCCGGGAGAGCGGTATGCCGACGCTCTTCAAAGCCCTCTTCGAGCACGAGGTGGACCTTGTCCTCTCGGACAGCCCCTATGTGCCCCTCGGCGGCCCCCGGGCCTTCAATCGTCTGCTGACGGAGTGCGGCCTGGCCCTTTTCGCAGCCCCCGCCCTGATGGAGCGCCACCCGGGGCCCTTCCCCCGTTGTCTGGACGGGGCCCCTGTGCTGCTCCAGGCGGAGGGGACCGCCCTGAGGACGGGGCTGGATCGCTGGTTCCAGGAACAGGGGCTGGTACCGGTCCTGGCGGGGGAGTTCGAGGACAGTGCCCTGCTGAAGGCCTTCGGGGCTGCGGGCGAGGGCTTCTTCGCCGTTCCCGAGGCCATCTCCGATGCGGTGGTCCGGCGCTACCAGGTGGAGCGGGTGGGGCAGGTGGAGGCGGTGCGCTTCCAGGTCCACGGGATCACCGCCGAGCGCCGGGTCTCGCATCCCGGGTTGGCGGCGATTCTGGGGCTCTGA
- a CDS encoding ABC transporter substrate-binding protein, with protein sequence MKHLHLEMSVKQVLQTHPFLIDIFTRHGLGKFADPEVLDSLGGFLKLKTALATVETNRELFLQLLEDRIQEQEAEQDFTLAEHPERQGELTLLALLPCGLRMPYSRALEAFAETYNASHEAPLRYMVEGNVNHELSYQSYLGSVKSVEELPDIIISSDINGFYHEAFRKAFLEPGHFVDLVGKAMHPDLASVGFRDPGGHLTMLSANLLVLVSIDRLAQGLPRPGAWGDLAEPAFANQVVMRGQKEFFCSGVLLPFLAMHGQPGLDGLARSVRSGCHPSEMVKMIDSGSDEVAPFYIMPLFFAKKIKRQKDISIIIPQEGALMSPVQMLVKRSRAAELKEITDFLIGPELGRICADAHFPSSCPGVDNRLEQTPRYWLGWDFLRSRDIGAVKERMKHAFREVFLATGGTA encoded by the coding sequence ATGAAGCACCTCCACCTCGAGATGAGCGTCAAGCAAGTCCTCCAGACCCATCCCTTCCTCATCGACATCTTCACCCGCCACGGGCTGGGCAAGTTCGCCGATCCCGAGGTCCTGGACAGCCTGGGGGGCTTCCTCAAGCTCAAGACCGCCCTGGCAACGGTGGAGACGAACCGGGAGCTCTTCCTGCAGCTTCTGGAGGACCGCATCCAGGAGCAGGAGGCCGAACAGGACTTCACCCTGGCAGAGCACCCCGAGCGCCAGGGGGAGCTGACCCTCCTGGCCCTCCTGCCCTGCGGCCTGCGCATGCCCTACAGCCGGGCCCTGGAGGCCTTCGCCGAGACCTACAACGCCAGCCATGAGGCCCCCCTGCGCTACATGGTGGAGGGCAACGTCAACCACGAGCTCTCCTACCAGTCCTACCTGGGCTCGGTGAAGAGCGTGGAGGAGCTCCCGGACATCATCATCAGCTCCGACATCAACGGCTTCTACCACGAGGCCTTCCGGAAGGCCTTCCTGGAACCGGGACACTTCGTGGACCTGGTGGGGAAGGCCATGCACCCGGACCTAGCCTCCGTGGGCTTCCGCGACCCCGGGGGACACCTCACCATGCTCAGCGCCAACCTGCTGGTGCTGGTCTCCATTGATCGCCTGGCCCAGGGCCTGCCCCGCCCCGGCGCCTGGGGCGATCTCGCGGAGCCCGCCTTCGCCAACCAGGTGGTCATGCGCGGCCAGAAGGAGTTCTTCTGCAGCGGCGTGCTCCTCCCCTTCCTGGCCATGCACGGGCAGCCGGGACTCGATGGGTTGGCCCGCTCGGTGCGCTCCGGCTGCCACCCCTCCGAGATGGTCAAGATGATCGACAGCGGCAGCGACGAGGTGGCGCCCTTTTACATCATGCCCCTCTTCTTTGCGAAGAAGATCAAGCGGCAGAAGGACATCTCCATCATCATCCCCCAGGAGGGCGCCCTCATGAGCCCCGTCCAGATGCTGGTGAAGCGGTCCAGGGCGGCCGAACTCAAGGAGATCACCGACTTCCTCATCGGCCCCGAGTTGGGCCGGATCTGCGCAGACGCCCACTTCCCCTCCTCCTGCCCAGGCGTGGATAACCGCCTGGAGCAGACGCCCCGCTACTGGCTGGGCTGGGACTTCCTGCGTTCCCGGGACATCGGAGCCGTCAAGGAACGCATGAAGCACGCCTTCCGGGAGGTCTTCCTCGCCACCGGCGGCACCGCATGA
- a CDS encoding HPF/RaiA family ribosome-associated protein, with product MQIVMKAMGFKLTSALRDFIRERLAGALARRADQIRSVVVRLTDLNGPKGGVDKRCTIQVDLIGQRLQFAEATHPDTYAAIIEASRKANRGLNRQLARASH from the coding sequence ATGCAGATCGTCATGAAAGCCATGGGATTCAAGCTCACCAGCGCCCTTCGGGACTTCATCCGCGAGCGCCTCGCCGGCGCCCTCGCCCGCCGCGCCGACCAGATCCGGAGCGTGGTCGTGCGCCTGACCGACCTGAACGGACCCAAGGGGGGCGTCGACAAGCGCTGCACCATCCAGGTGGACCTGATAGGCCAGCGTCTCCAGTTCGCCGAGGCCACCCACCCCGACACCTACGCTGCCATCATCGAAGCCAGCCGGAAGGCCAACCGAGGCCTGAACCGCCAGTTGGCCCGCGCATCCCACTGA